ctgggaagtgggagaagtggagcagcgacagcatgctcggggaggaggcggagcagaggtgagctggggtggggagctgccacacggctccccaggcgggggggaGCTACCgcaggggggggtgtctcagggcagagggggggtggggagctgccgcagggcttggggagggggcggagcagaggtgagctggggtgaggagctgccgcacggctccccggacgggggggggagctgccacaggggaggcgcctcagggtgggggtggagctgccacggtgggggcgcctcagggcaggggggggtggggagctgccacagggcttggggaggggggagggcgcaaggtggaagttttgcctagggcgcgaaacatccttgcaccggccctgctcctgagctCAGCTTCTCCTAATCCACACACCATGAACATGGCCTTTTGCAAAACAGCTGCCCTGACTACTTGCCCTCATGGTGACCAAgtccagcaacagggaacctattgagcatatccaaaactaccacacccaattccaggaACTTCTGGATGTGGAGAGCTAATTGTGCATCTGGccagcaacaatgacccagaaaCAACTCATTCCTACCCCTTGTGATGGTTTGGACCCTCTGGGATGTCATCTGGTGTGATGGGATGCCACTGAGGCAGACTATTCTGCCAGCCTGAGTCCCTTTTTACCTggtcttgctgggctaggctccccagccttttccagccaagcacacagccAGAGCCACTgctcagagacagagacagagatccGCTCTGAGAAAgttcagcttaagggacttgccacAGCACATAGATGTCCACCCCCCTTGGAGTTCAAATCCAAAATTATATGAAATTTacctcttccctcaatgtggaggagggtATGCACAACTTctcacctctccccccacacccacccacccagttagaaatcacataaactgggttatagtgtaaaccagaaataaatgtattaactataagcGGTGTATTTTAagatatatatagagagatagatagatatctgTTTTCACTTCTCTTCTAAACCAGGGCAGTTTTTTCCCACCAATACGGCCTTCTTTCTCAATTGtgactttttgggcatctagtaaggtgttcttaaatgattcccagttgttcacatttttctgattaaattattCCTTCcatctgatttggctcataattgttttcagctttgtgcaaCTGGCCCTTTTAAGGCAACGACTacatatattactggtctggattttattctgtttgcacattataaatatgaTCAAGTCATGGTCACTTGTATCTAAGCTaccactaatttttagttctCTGCTTAGTTCCTCTTCATCTGGCAAGACAAGGTCTAATATTGAATTTGCCTGTGTTGGTTCCAACACTTTTTGAGGTAGAAAATTGCCAACCTGGGGTCTGATTTTTGGAAGTGTGGAGAATtcacaactccaactgaagtcactgggagctgtggatgTTCAGACCCTCAGGCAGTGGGGTTTGAAGGGATGAGCATTGGGTTGGTGTCAGAAatgcctgggttctaatcctagtTCTCTCattgactcagggcttgtcttcactgctggggtaagtcgacctaagttacgctactccagctacgtgaataacatagctagagttgatgtagcttaggtcgacttatcccAGTGTCTTTACTGTGCTGcatcgacgggagatgctctccggtcgacttaccttattcttctcggagaggtggagtaccgtggttgaccagagagcgctctgccatcaatttagagggtcttcactagaccccctaAATCGACACGTGCTGCATCGATTGCAACAGTGTTGATCttccccgtagtgaagacaagccatcAGTGTGTGATCTCTGGCAAGAAACTTTATCcttggctcagtttccccatctaaaatgggaataacagtaTTCTCTTATCTTGCAGGAGAGccatgaagataaattcattaatgtttgtggagCACTCCTATACTATGATGAGGAATGCccaagaggaaattaataattgaGTGCAGATTTGGATGGCCTGCAGTAAAAAAGGATGTGGAGACACATTCAATGATAAGGACAAAAGCAAATATTGAACAGCTACCTCATTCCCTGAGTGCACTCCATCCTGTATATTCAATGTGGAAAAATAGCgtgcaatcatgtaattaaaagacTGTcacataatgcatacacacagtgGGGCAGAATTGCatgggcatttcctaacttttcagagCTTGACTTTGCACCCTAAGTAACTTTGGCTTCAATGAGGACTATGTGGTGTTCCACAGGTAAGAACATGTACCAACTtacttttaggtgcctaagtatggaCTAGAAGCCTCATTTCACACCTCCATTTTTTTCAAGATGTTGGCCATTGTGCCTGCAGCCACTGCCTGCTACCACTCACAGGACAATTCTGGTTTTAATAgtccaaacaacaacaacaaaagagcaCTTAATTTGCTGTTTGCTGGCACCATCTATACATAACAATTTATATGGAAAATGCAAAGATTTGTTTGCGATGGAGAATCTGTAATGCAATCATGCACTGATTTGCATCACTTCACTGCAGCTGGGTCTCTTTTGTGACAGTGGAACCTACCTGCTGACAGAgcctgcttttctaaaagagACTGTCATGGCTTTTGGTCTATGGACTATTGACATCCTTTCTGGAATTATGGGAAGTTTTTATTGCCCTTTGGCCAGAGTCATGCTGAGACTTTGAGACAGTGTGATGCATTAGGAGGTCTTGTTTGGACTAATTTGGGGAGTTAGGGCTTCTATTGATCAGTATACAGATAAAATATACCTGGACTTTCCAGGCAAATCAAGTCTCTCTTCCAAGGAAATCAAGTCaatctttaaatattaaaattgaaACCTAGTTTTGAAGCATGAGACCAGCAGGGAGCCTGTGCAAACTATGGAGATAAATCTGATACTTGTGGACacagacttttgaaaatcttatggCTGTATTGTGCAATAGGAGCAACCTATGAGTGGTATCCAGGGCTGCCTAAAATAGAAAGAAtagcagtacagtaactcctcacttaacgttgtagtgatgttcctgaaaaatgctactttcagtgaaacgatgttaagtgattccaatttccccataagaattaatgtaaatagcgggagttaggttccagggaaatttttttcgccagacaaaagactatatctatatctacacacacacatacacagtataagtttaaacaatttaatactgtacacagcaatgatgattgcgtagcttggttgaggtggtggagtcaaaGGATGGAAgaggaatatttcccagggaatgccttactgctaaaagATTAACTAGCACTCAGCTAAGCCATCAAGGtttaacacattgttaatgtagcctcaaactctacaaggcagcacgaatggacgGAGGGGatacagcatggcagacagagacagagacacacaccgtgtgtgtgtgtgtgtgtgtgtgtgtgagtgtgtgagagagagagagagagagagagagagatggcattgcccctttaagtacgctgaccccactctaagcacattgcctttttaagttgattagcaagttgagacagcagctgctgccagcaagctccctctgtcctgagccctctcctgtcccccgctgctctgtggagatggccaGATGGGGTAAAGGAGCAGGGAGTAGGAGCGGGGGGTGGCACCCTGACagtagcacccctcttccccctctcccacccctcactgcaagcaggaggctcctgggagcagttccaaggcagagggcaagaaaaacacatggcagtggggggagggacagctgaactgcctggcaattgatagtctgttgggtggctgctgcacagggaacttaggggagcggagagctgataggggggctgctggtccaccctggttccaagcccccaccagctagctccaacaggctgctctttctgcaagcagtgaacaaagcaggcggctgccaaacaacattataagggagcattgcacatcTTTAAactagcatgttccctaattgataggcaacgtaacaatgaaacaatgttaaccgggatgactttaagtgagaagttactgtagtgcaatctgaaAACAAAggagcaataataataataaataatcagaaAAGATCAATAGAAAAATATCTGTGAAGCTGCTCACAGATAGTCACTGCACAGCAATAAGGAAGAGGATATGCAAATAAAAGGCAGGAGAAAGGAGTAGATAATCACAAATGTAATAGAATCTTTCTGAGATTTGCATTCCAACAAACACACCTGAGTCTTCCATGTTCAATAGCTGAAAAGATCTCCTATCTCACTTTTAGCTTGATACAAAGGCAGGACAGCAGAGGCCCTGATAAGATACCAGAAGCCTGGCACTTCAGTGCGACATTTTCTTCTGGGACAATTTCTCTTGAAGCTTCAGAAGCTGGGCAAGCATTAGTGACCAAAGGCAAGAACCATGTTTCCtacaattattatttgtttgatCATTTTAGGAATTGAGTTCATTACAGGGATTATAGCAAACGGATTGATGATTGTTGTGAATTGCAGTGAGTGGATCAGAAGCAGAAAACTGACCTGTTGTGACATGATCCTGACTAGCCTGGGCATCTCCAGATTTTTCCTACAGTGCATGATAATGATTAATGGTACCTTCTTTCAATTATCTCCAAAGATGAATGAATGGTGTGCTATGTTGACAACATTGACTGTTGTCTGGATGTTTCTAAATACTCTCAGTCTATGGTTTGCCACCTGCCTCAGTGTCTTCTACTGCGTGAAGATCGCCAACTTCAGCCAACCTCTCTTCCTCTGGCTGAAGCGGAGAATATCAGGGCTAGTGCCACAGCTACTCATGGGATCCTTTCTGGTCTCCTTGGTCACCTGTCTCCCTTCAGTCAATACCATAGATATAAAGTACATAGACCATTCAATGAATAATCTATCAGGAAACACCACCGGGGAATGTCGATATACGTTTGATTTATCTTCTAGATTCTTTATTTTGTCCATGCTTGGATATGCCTCTCCCttcattatatttattatttcctCCATACTGTTAATCACTTCCCTGTGGAGACACAGCAAGAGGATGGAAAAAACCACAAGCACCTCCAGGGACACAGTTACTGAGGTTCATGTCAGAGCAATTAAAGGACTGatctcttttattttcttctacATTTCTTATTTTGTGGCACTAATATTCTCAGAATTATTTGCCAACATCAGCTCCTACTTAATATCATTATGGGTAGTGATAATTGGTGCTTATCCCTCTGGGCACTCTGTTATCCTAATTCTGGGTAATCCCAAACTGAAGAGGGTAGCAGTGAGAGCTTTACACTATGCCGGGTGCAGGCTGAGAGGGGCGGTTTCATAAAACTGCTCATGATGAAACTCCCCAAAGACATCCCCTTTCTCTCCTCTATTTATTTATCAAATATTTTCCCCTACTTCAGCATGCACTAAAATTACAAGATTTCCATCCAGAGCTTTGCTTCTTGAGGATAGTGGTAGAGGACCATGTTAAACTTAGAGTGAcatgattcttttttcttaaatgtttgtGAATTAATAACTCATGCAAGTCAAGGGCAAACTCCTCTTGATTGTGAACTAGATTTCCTGAGATTGAGGAGCCCTGGAACTAATACAAATATCCAGTCATGCTAGGGTCCTAAAATGAAAGATATGGACTGGAACCCCATGTCCAAGCTACAAGATCTCACAATCCCAGATACCTGCAAGGACCTCTAATGATCATCACAttaacaaatgaaaacaaaaggtgACCTAGAGAATCTACCCTGTTGTTATGAAAGGTGCTAGTGGCTGCCACCAGGTGAGTCTTTGATCTTAAGACAATCACAGACCtagttaaagtcaatgggtgtgCTAAGCATTCTTTCAGACTCTATAGAAGGAGCTTTTAAGTCCTTTATATAGTAGAGATAGCTACAATAAGGAGGAACTGTTCAAGGCACATGGCAGGTCAGAATTAAACTGTGTGGGCTGAAGAGTTTCCCTGATTGCAAACCCAGTGGGTAAGATACTAGTTTTGTAGCCTTTCTGTGCTAGGGGAAAAAGCCAGGAGAAAGCCTGGAGAAGCAGTTGTGAGTATGACTCTGAGAGGAAGCAGATGGACAGTGCTTCTGAGACACAGCACTTGCTGGAGTGGCAGACCTGGGGAATTTTCAGCCAGGGAATCTGCCTGAAGTTCTTTGTTTCTACTGTATTCAGGGAAACAGGAATTTGTATACACTTCTGTAAATAAACCAGATTACACTAAAAAATACCACCCAGCTCATATCATCAATTTCTtatcctaatggaaacaacctggcgaggccctgaatattggctaactgctcaTGCCAATGGGGGCAACACTGGTGTTTGGGGCAGGAGAGAGCTTCCAAAGAGAGAAATTGTGAGCAGGTATTCCTGTTGACTCCAGTGGGAACAGATAATGAGGGTGCTCACAGGAATCAAAGCAAATCAATATCAAATTGGAATTTAACTCTGgccaaaagaaatgaaaacaaaagctgGAGATGTCCCAGAAGGAACTAAAACAAGAGCTGGAGACATTTCAAAAGTATTGAAGTAATATCTGGAGGTTTCCTAGAAAGGACTAAAAAATGACCTGGAGTCAGAAATAGAAATTTTGTTGGAGCAGCAGCTAGAAAATTCCCAGTCTTGATGTAAGAAACCAAAATATAACCTAGAGAAGGAATTCAAAGTGTTGCAGACCACTGTGGACATCCGCCTCCTGGATGAGGAATCAGGCCAGTCAGACAGCTTGGGTACTTTATAGTACTTTTCTACCCCATTTGTAACCCACAGAGGCCCAGCAAGGAGAAGTTGGCTTGGTCCAACTCAAGTAATACAAAAGCCCATTTTCTCTGAGAGAACAAATCCTTGTGAGTCTTATTTGGCCTAGTTGAATGTCATAGCCCAAATGAATGGTTGGAGAGACAGGGAGTTTTCTGGCTGCCAACTTGAGTGGCCAGCTCTGACGGTGCAGCAGAATTTACCCTGGAAAATAGACTGTGTTGTCCGGATTTGGTACAAGTTCTTGACAAGCAGTTTGGAGCCAGACATCAGTCTGAGCTGGCCGGGCACAGTTAAGGGCGGCTAGAGGGGGAGACCTCAGACAGAGGACACAAGAAGATTTGTGTTCCTGGAATATCCAGGTACCAGTGAAGACTTCCAGGACTTCAGTTTGCAGCTGAAGATCAGCTAAAGGAGACCAAGGACACTTTTTGAGTCTGTGGAATTTGCCACAGACTCTTTGAAGCAGCTCACCAGAAAAGAAAGTAGCCACTAATGGGGAAGGTGGAAGCTGATCACCATAAGCTGTGTAAGTACAGATCTGTGTGTAATGTACACCGTGGAACAGGAATTCTAATTTGGTTCATGACGTTTTTTATGGGTTGAAAGCATTGTTAAATGTGATTTGTAAAACAAGGGATATTGGCAATAAGGGAAGATTAAGGGAAGCGGTTCTGCTAAATGCTGGTACTGAAAAAGTTGGATAACAAAAAAGGATTGTTATACCTATGAATCTGGCTAGGACAGAGCATCACAAATGCCTAGTGAAAGTCCCAGTTTGACAAATGAGGGAACATCAGGCTGAAGAGGCAAAGCTTGAACATGCAAGCCAGGCCCCACACTATTTGTTTAGATCTGGGCAGTTAAACAACAGTAAAAGGAATTTAACTATTGAATGTGTAATAGGAGCTGTGGAATTCACAGGAATGGTGAACATGGGCTCAAACATAACAGTTATTAACTCAGACATGATAAAAAGTCTAGGGAACGGGGGATCCAGAACTCAGACCTGCCTGGTCTCAAATATAGACAGGGACTGGGGAACAGGGACTTATCCAAAAGTGGGGAAAACTGGGTTTGAAAAGTGGGACTCTGGAATTAAGCAAGAAGTCTGGCTAACCAAGAGAGTGGATTAGCTAATAATTTGTTTGGATTCCATTATGTCTAATAACTGTATAGAAATGCCAGCAAATTCAGTCTGTGGAAATTCCTTTTAAAGATGTGGTTCTGGTTAAACAAATTACTTGTATGTGAATGGGTGTCGGGTATAATAGGCAAAGCCTTCCCTGGCGCTGCCGCTGACCCACTGTGgtgccccccacttccccaagaccttcaccacctcctccattccaccccacccccacagctacCTGGTGTTCTAGCTTTCAAGCAAGAAAAAGATGGGGAGTGGTTGAGACCCAGTGTCTCAGTGGAATTTTAGTTGGTAAAGTTCTTGTGATTTCACTAAATGTTTCTAACCAACAGCAAATGCTAAAAGAaggaatttcaaatgaaaaacagaaaacagagGCTGTGCAGAACTGGGCCTTTCTTCAGACACTCACAGATGTGCAGAGATTTGTGGGCTCTGCTGCTATTATAAAAAGTTTATTTGTGAGTTCACCAATATCGGGAAACATTGCATAGGCTGAGTGAGAAAGCAAAACTATTTCAGTGGTCAACAGAGTGTGATTTGGCCTGTACAGAATTGAAAGGGATCCTTGTGACTGCTCCTCTCAGCCTCTTTGTGTTTCAAAACCCCTTTCATATTGCACACAGATACCAGTGCTCACAGATTGCAGTCGTATTGACACAAGAACATAAGGACCATCTTTGAAGGTGCCAGGGGAACAGAATTTTAGTTTGGCTGTCCCAGAGACTGAGTGTGCAGTTGTAGAAGCTGAGGCTGGAAGAACTGTGACACTCATGAATACACCATGAGGATAGAATGTGAGAAGTCTGTTGCAACTTAGCTACTCCACAGAAATTCTCCCAAAATGCGGAGTCTCAGTCGTAATCCATTTAATCTTGTTATTTGTAACCTAGAACTGCTTGTATCCATCTGCCTGTTAAACACTGGTCAGGGGCTTAATTAAAAACAGTTGATCTGAAACTCCCTCTCATGTTCAGAGTTAGTTGAATTGTTCCGGCTCCTTGCTGTGGTCACATAATGCATGGCACCTCAACAAGCAGTAAGTGCTGATCACTTCACAATAGCGAGGAAAATAGCTTATCTTGCCACTTCCTGTAGTGTTTAGTTATTAAACGTTCACTAACAGAACAGTGTTGTGGTTCTCAGGAGTGGTGCAGCACATCACACTTATTAGGATTTGCACACACGAGGTTGTTTTATATCTGACATCTCCACAGGATAAAGTGTGAATGATTTGCACAATATAATATTGAAGAACATCAAGCACTTGCGCACTCCAGTGACCAATAGTAAAAAATGCAGGTTTCTCTGTATAGTGCAGTTATTATATGGCAGATGAAGCCAAATTTCTGCTCTGAATTACACCAAAGAATATATGGGGTatgtccactgaaatcagtggacttattccagatttacattgaTAACTGAAGCAGAATCTGTTTCAATGTCTTTAAATTTGGCAGTCTATTACGACACTACTTTTTATCCTATTGATAACACATTAGAACCCACTAAATGTAAATTGTGATGTTGCTTGATGTAGTTAACTTTTTTCCCCCAGTTACAGCACCAGTATTAACAAATTGTGAGTCTAAATGTAAGATGTAGAATTTGTTATtttgaattatatatttaaattaagtaAATACATTATGGAAtgaaattggagacagtccagcggagggcaacaaaaatgattaggggctggggcacatgacttatgaggagaggctgaggtaactgggcttatttagtccgcagaagagaagaatgagggggaatttgatagcagccttcaactacctggtATGAAATTAATTCTTTATAGGATATGAAGGATCGTATACTGTACATATGCTATAGAAGAGGAAgttgaaataaaacatacaaCACAAAATTTCATTGCTAGGAAAAATACTGGACTTTATCTGATCTTGAGAAGAAAagttatttgtatgcatgtgctgTATGTTGGGCTTTGTATCTTTGGTCAGAGACCAATCTTATTGATAGTGATATACTGAACTGCCTGAAAACATCATAGCCAAAGATGCCTTTCTGAATATTGATAGATATTTTTTTAAGATACAAATATGTGAAGTGACAATAGCATtcactgaagtgtgtgtgtgtgtgtgtgtgtgtgtgtgtgtgtacccaaGCTACCATTACATTGTAGGTCTGTGTTCAGTTCTTCTTTATCTGAAAGACAAGATCTAATAAAGAATTCCTCCACATcagctgcaacactttttgagttaggaaattgtcatctgtgtttagaaattccaagcaTGTTTTTGTACTGGCAGAATGAGACtgccagcatatgtcactcaaactgaagtccccTATGATATGGCTTTTTCTCCCCTAAACATTATAGAGAGGTGTGTAAGGAGCCcatcatcctgttccctagtgtgactTGGTGAATCCAGTGCATTATTCATTTCTGCTACTGTTCAGGAAGCAGTAAGAAAAAAATTCCTACTCTTACATGAAAGTTAATGCCCACAGCTGAGCCAAACACCACCTTGTTCCATGATTTGTTAGCTCTCTGGAGAGAATAAGGCAGATTGGCTAGAAGGTAAAAGTAATTCTTCCCATGGTGGAAGGAAGCTTTTGGGGAGAAAATATACTTGCCGTGGCTTGGATAATTGTTCCTAATGACAGCACAGTGAGAGAGTCAAAAAGGGCatgaaccatgctgcaagaggaAGTGATCAgtgttagaaaaagaaaaaagggagatTCTGTCTCAAATCATTTATGCAACATACATTAGCTTCTAGAACTGAACATTGAACTAAACAGCTTAGTAAGAGTATCAGAGAGCTAGACATCCCTGCCTCGGTGCAAACAACATATTAATGCAATGTTAAGGTTGAAGTTGTACTAAAGTC
This genomic window from Emys orbicularis isolate rEmyOrb1 chromosome 3, rEmyOrb1.hap1, whole genome shotgun sequence contains:
- the LOC135876267 gene encoding taste receptor type 2 member 7-like codes for the protein MAYSGTPDSSVGDVAGNLVAGIIYHLQVPLGLPNRANGPSEQWCEPGGSQLVLCGIEFITGIIANGLMIVVNCSEWIRSRKLTCCDMILTSLGISRFFLQCMIMINGTFFQLSPKMNEWCAMLTTLTVVWMFLNTLSLWFATCLSVFYCVKIANFSQPLFLWLKRRISGLVPQLLMGSFLVSLVTCLPSVNTIDIKYIDHSMNNLSGNTTGECRYTFDLSSRFFILSMLGYASPFIIFIISSILLITSLWRHSKRMEKTTSTSRDTVTEVHVRAIKGLISFIFFYISYFVALIFSELFANISSYLISLWVVIIGAYPSGHSVILILGNPKLKRVAVRALHYAGCRLRGAVS